From Primulina huaijiensis isolate GDHJ02 chromosome 15, ASM1229523v2, whole genome shotgun sequence, one genomic window encodes:
- the LOC140959509 gene encoding pyruvate kinase 1, cytosolic, producing the protein MHSSHLLLEEPIRMASILEPSKSNFFPAMAKIVGTLGPRSRSVEVISDCLKAGLSVARFDFSWGDAEYHKETLENLKIAIKSTKKLCAVMLDTVGPELQVANKSEKAITLKAEEKVTLTPDQGQEASSELLPINFTGLSKAVKKGDTIFMGQYLFTGSETTSVWLEVDEVQGDDVVCVIKNSATLAGSLFTLHASQIRIDLPTLSDRDKQVIGSWGVQNKIDFLSLSYTRHAEDVREARNYLSKLGDLSQTQIFAKIENVEGLTHFDEILQEADGIILSRGNLGIDLPPEKVFLFQKSAVYKCNMAGKPAVVTRVVDSMTDNLRPTRAEATDVANAVLDGCDAILLGAETLRGLYPVETISIVGKICAEAEKVFNQDQYFKRTVKYVGEPMTHLESIASSAVRAALKVKASVIICFTSSGRAARLIAKYRPTMPVLSVVIPRLKTNQLKWSFSGAFEARQSLIVRGLFPLLADPRHPAESTNATNESVLKVALDHGKASGVIKSHDRVVVCQKVGDASVVKIIELED; encoded by the exons ATGCATTCGAGTCACTTGCTACTGGAGGAGCCAATTCGGATGGCATCCATTCTCGAGCCATCAAAATCT AATTTTTTTCCGGCCATGGCCAAGATCGTGGGGACTCTGGGACCACGCTCTCGATCCGTCGAAGTTATTTCTGATTGTCTTAAAGCTGGACTGTCAG TGGCTAGATTTGACTTTTCATGGGGGGATGCTGAGTATCATAAGGAGACGCTGGAGAACTTGAAGATTGCTATTAAGAGCACTAAAAAACTCTGCGCT GTCATGCTTGATACTGTGGGCCCTGAGTTACAAGTTGCTAATAAAAGTGAGAAAGCTATAACACTTAAGGCTGAGGAGAAGGTTACTCTGACTCCTGATCAAGGTCAAGAAGCATCATCTGAATTGTTGCCTATCAACTTTACTGGACTGTCTAAG GCCGTGAAGAAGGGAGACACCATTTTTATGGGGCAATACTTATTTACTGGAAGTGAAACAACTTCTGTTTGGCTGGAG GTAGATGAAGTACAAGGAGATGATGTGGTTTGTGTAATCAAGAATTCTGCAACCTTGGCAGGATCGTTGTTTACATTGCATGCTTCTCAAATTCGTATAGACCTTCCTACTCTATCTGACCGTGACAAGCAG GTTATCGGCTCCTGGGGTGTTCAGAATAAAATCGATTTTCTATCTTTGTCATATACACGTCATGCAGAGGATGTTCGCGAG GCTCGCAACTAcctatccaagcttggtgatcttAGCCAGACCCAAATATTTGCTAAGATTGAAAATGTAGAG GGCTTAACCCATTTCGATGAGATCCTACAGGAGGCAGATGGCATCATCCTTTCTCGTGGGAACCTTGGCATAGATCTCCCACCTGAGAAA GTGTTCTTATTTCAGAAGTCTGCTGTTTATAAATGTAACATGGCTGGAAAGCCTGCAGTTGTTACTCGGGTTGTTGATAGTATGACTGACAATCTCAGGCCCACTCGTGCTGAGGCAACTGATGTTGCTAATGCTGTTTTAGATG GATGTGATGCAATTCTACTTGGCGCTGAGACCTTACGTGGACTATACCCTGTTGAAACTATTTCCATTGTTGGCAAAATTTGTGCTGAG GCAGAGAAGGTATTCAATCAAGACCAATACTTCAAGAGAACCGTAAAATATGTTGGTGAACCAATGACTCACTTGGAATCCATTGCTTCCTCTGCG GTTCGAGCGGCCCTGAAAGTGAAGGCATCTGTTATCATATGCTTTACCTCTTCTGGAAGGGCAGCAAG GTTGATAGCGAAGTATAGGCCGACCATGCCTGTTTTATCAGTTGTCATTCCTCGGCTCAAGACAAATCAACTGAAGTGGAGTTTTAGTGGTGCATTTGAG GCAAGACAATCACTCATAGTTCGTGGTCTTTTCCCTCTGCTTGCTGATCCTCGACATCCT GCCGAGTCAACAAACGCAACTAATGAATCAGTTCTGAAAGTTGCACTTGATCATGGAAAAGCCTCGGGGGTGATCAAGTCACATGATCGAGTCGTGGTCTGCCAGAAAGTTGGGGATGCATCTGTAGTCAAGATTATAGAGCTTGAAGATTAA
- the LOC140960034 gene encoding uncharacterized protein yields the protein MKNISICYSEHAVKVSNSYCSGSSNKDFISSILTHSIQTAVTCIYRVKASNQREFFVRLRWLDRLNNKGFAFGICDHPLSLDRISKNSRILRKSRGTEAFKSCDSAIEINWDFSQAKFESGPEPINRFYLVIILDSEVGLILGDMEQEILGIKERVSPTKIWESALVSRSESFSGDAVYSTRAKFCETGTWHDVLIKCFGDDGVTLRKNPALYVYMDKKMVIEVKRLRWNFRGNQTIFLDGLLVDLMWDVHDWIFRPCLGYGVFMFRTRSELDSRLWLEEKSFEQNGFSLLISVCKNPD from the coding sequence ATGAAAAATATATCGATTTGTTACAGCGAACATGCAGTAAAAGTATCGAACTCATACTGTTCGGGATCTTCAAACAAGGATTTTATTTCATCGATCTTGACCCACTCGATTCAAACCGCGGTGACATGCATTTACAGAGTCAAGGCCTCGAATCAGAGAGAGTTTTTTGTCAGGTTAAGATGGTTGGATCGGTTAAACAATAAAGGCTTCGCTTTTGGCATATGTGATCACCCTTTATCTTTAGATAGGATCAGCAAGAATTCAAGAATCCTACGCAAATCCCGAGGGACAGAAGCTTTCAAATCATGCGATTCTGCAATAGAAATCAACTGGGATTTTTCCCAGGCAAAGTTCGAATCTGGACCCGAGCCGATCAACCGTTTTTACTTAGTGATTATACTCGACTCGGAGGTAGGCCTGATTCTTGGAGACATGGAGCAAGAAATACTGGGAATCAAAGAACGTGTTTCCCCTACAAAAATCTGGGAATCCGCACTTGTTTCACGCAGCGAGAGCTTCTCAGGCGATGCAGTGTACTCCACCAGGGCTAAATTCTGCGAAACTGGGACGTGGCATGACGTTTTGATCAAATGTTTCGGGGACGACGGGGTGACTCTAAGGAAGAATCCGGCGCTGTACGTTTACATGGACAAGAAGATGGTGATTGAAGTGAAGAGATTGAGGTGGAACTTCAGAGGGAATCAGACGATTTTCTTGGATGGATTATTGGTGGATTTGATGTGGGATGTTCATGACTGGATATTTAGGCCGTGTTTGGGATATGGGGTTTTCATGTTTAGGACAAGGAGTGAATTGGACAGCAGATTGTGGTTGGAGGAGAAGAGTTTCGAACAGAATGGGTTTTCGTTGCTGATTTCTGTGTGTAAGAATCCAGATTAA
- the LOC140958679 gene encoding probable 3-deoxy-D-manno-octulosonic acid transferase, mitochondrial isoform X3, with protein MSSKRGVIVYKIYRALSYGISPLVCLHLWWRKLRGREHPTRWRERLGLPSACRPNGRLVWFHAVSLGEGLAAIPVIKCCLERRADVTVLMTTTTASAFEVIKNVLPQNVIYQFAPLDLPTAMDTFLLYWKPNAIMLMESELWPNLIMGAARNNIALSLINGRMSQESFRNWSRPLVLPLITLMLSKFSLILPLSTTQGIHFQLLQATPFIINFCGDLKCAFQDFDISERNKRDLDEFQAKLINKKVWMASSIHEDEEEGELREFYRLTPIAVIGGSFSPGLKGHNLAEAAAAGCAVLTGYHIGHFRHMVLEMQRSNPLSVIQISGEKLVEAISELFGDAKLLEARREASLEAYHGLSRGIVENVWRMLQMHIYEQLWRRDE; from the exons ATGTCGAGTAAAAGGGGTGTCATAGTTTACAAAATCTACAGAGCCCTAAGCTACGGCATATCTCCCTTGGTTTGCCTCCATCTGTGGTGGCGCAAATTACGAGGCCGAGAACATCCCACCCGATGGCGTGAACGCCTCGGCCTGCCATCTGCTTGCCGCCCCAACGGTCGTCTTGTTTGGTTCCATGCCGTTTCATTAG GCGAAGGATTAGCCGCGATTCCTGTGATCAAGTGCTGTCTGGAAAGGAGGGCGGATGTAACTGTCTTGATGACGACTACCACAGCCTCAGCTTT TGAAGTTATAAAGAATGTACTTCCCCAGAATGTCATTTATCAG TTTGCTCCACTGGATCTCCCCACTGCTATGGACACTTTTCTTCTTTACTGGAAACCAAACGCAATCATGCTCATGGAAAGTGAGTTATGGCCAAATCTCATTATGGGTGCTGCAAGAAATAAT ATTGCTCTATCACTGATAAATGGACGGATGTCTCAAGAATCTTTTCGGAATTGGTCTCGACCCTTAGTTCTTCCATTGATAACATTGatgctttcaaaattttcattgatTCTACCATTG AGTACAACCCAAGGAATTCACTTTCAGCTGTTGCAAGCTACACCATTTATCATAAACTTTTGTGGAGATCTCAAATGCG CATTTCAGGATTTTGACATTTCTGAAAGAAATAAGAGAGATCTGGATGAGTTTCAAGCAAAACTTATCAATAAAAAGGTGTGGATGGCTTCTTCAATTCACGAGGATGAAGAAGAAG GCGAGTTGCGAGAATTTTACAGATTAACACCAATAGCTGTAATAGGAGGTTCGTTCTCACCAGGGTTAAAAGGCCACAATTTAGCAGAAGCTGCGGCAGCTGGTTGTGCTGTTTTGACAG GTTATCACATTGGTCATTTCAGACACATGGTCTTGGAAATGCAGCGATCAAATCCTCTCTCAGTTATACAG ATTTCTGGTGAAAAGCTCGTAGAAGCTATTAGCGAGCTCTTTGGTGATGCAAAACTTCTGGAAGCACGCCGTGAAGCTTCACTGGAAGCATATCATGGTTTGTCACGTGGAATTGTTGAAAACGTGTGGAGGATGCTGCAAATGCACATATATGAGCAACTGTGGAGAAGAGATGAATAA
- the LOC140958623 gene encoding trihelix transcription factor PTL-like: protein MEDQYGMVDLRQFISDRPFFPPPVPELLPAHRSTLNPSQHYDTLMVQRGMHHEFPSDSTNSTACVTAAGFSGFEIKATAVQIGGGAASAASGGGGDSCTARWPRQETLTLLEIRSRLDPKFKEANQKGPLWDEVSRIMSEEHGYQRSGKKCREKFENLYKYYKKTKDGKAGRQDGKHYRFFRQLEALYGENNNSVSVSETHFNGESFLYSFPNKNTLPAYNQESYPGLKLSETTSLGLSNSSDSDTDLSDDTGINVRINRNNGHDYDDDSPKKKKRKGKNSWKAKIKDFIDSKMNKLMDKQEAWMEKMLRTIEHKEQERMTREEEWRKQDAARIEREHKFWASERAWMEARDATLMNALQKLAGKAGKEYRACQHEDFTGRAENQNDNSSETRTNSAKRGDFWPESEITRLIRLRSGMEAKFRQSGIREEVLWDEISHKMACFGHDRTGLMCRNKWDSVNNHIMNKKRKENSRICGYNYQNNESICNQTGGACSDTSEQGIDNPVTLNGNGNSPYNNYNEGNIATSDSCFRYFMGDGYGRIMD from the exons ATGGAGGATCAATACGGGATGGTTGATTTGCGCCAATTCATTAGCGATAGACCTTTCTTTCCACCGCCGGTTCCGGAATTACTACCTGCCCACAGGAGTACTTTGAACCCATCTCAACATTATGACACGCTCATGGTTCAAAGAGGGATGCATCACGAGTTTCCTTCTGATTCTACAAACAGTACTGCTTGTGTTACTGCTGCCGGGTTTAGTGGGTTTGAGATCAAGGCAACTGCTGTACAGATTGGAGGCGGGGCAGCATCAGCAGCATCAGGAGGAGGAGGAGATAGTTGTACGGCGAGGTGGCCAAGACAAGAAACCCTTACTCTTCTTGAGATCAGATCGCGGCTTGATCCTAAGTTTAAGGAGGCAAATCAAAAGGGTCCGTTGTGGGACGAGGTTTCGAG GATAATGTCTGAAGAACATGGATATCAGAGGAGTGGCAAGAAATGCAGAGAGAAGTTCGAGAATTTGTACAAGTACTACAAAAAGACAAAAGACGGCAAAGCTGGAAGGCAAGATGGGAAGCATTACAGGTTCTTTAGGCAACTTGAAGCTCTCTATGGAGAAAATAACAACTCAGTTTCAGTGTCAGAAACCCATTTCAATGGTGAAAGTTTTCTATACAGTTTCCCAAATAAGAACACTCTTCCAGCTTATAATCAAGAATCTTATCCGGGTTTGAAGCTATCAGAAACTACTAGCCTCGGTCTCTCAAATTCTTCTGATTCTGATACAGATTTATCAGATGATACTGGTATAAATGTAAGGATTAATAGAAACAATGGTCatgattatgatgatgattcaccaaagaagaagaagagaaaggGAAAGAACAGTTGGAAGGCCAAGATCAAAGATTTCATTGATTCAAAGATGAATAAACTGATGGATAAACAAGAAGCCTGGATGGAGAAAATGTTGAGGACGATTGAGCATAAGGAGCAAGAGAGAATGACTCGAGAAGAGGAATGGAGGAAACAAGATGCAGCAAGAATAGAGAGGGAGCACAAGTTTTGGGCCAGTGAAAGAGCATGGATGGAAGCCCGTGATGCCACTTTAATGAATGCTTTACAAAAATTGGCAGGAAAAGCAGGAAAAGAATACCGGGCTTGTCAGCATGAAGATTTCACCGGCCGGGCCGAAAATCAAAACGACAATAGTAGTGAAACGAGAACAAATTCTGCTAAACGCGGGGATTTTTGGCCCGAATCCGAGATCACCAGACTGATTCGTTTGAGAAGTGGCATGGAAGCGAAGTTTCGGCAAAGTGGGATCAGAGAGGAGGTTCTGTGGGATGAGATATCGCACAAAATGGCTTGTTTTGGTCATGATAGGACCGGTTTGATGTGCAGAAACAAGTGGGATAGCGTCAATAATCATATAATGAACAAGAAAAGGAAGGAGAATTCAAGAATCTGTGGTTATAATTATCAGAATAATGAATCTATCTGCAATCAAACAGGAGGAGCGTGCAGTGATACAAGCGAACAAGGGATTGATAATCCTGTCACCCTAAATGGTAACGGGAACTCTCCATATAATAACTATAATGAAGGAAATATTGCGACAAGTGATAGCTGCTTTAGGTACTTTATGGGGGATGGCTATGGGAGAATTATGGATTAA
- the LOC140960241 gene encoding putative homeobox-leucine zipper protein ATHB-51: MEWNGNMRVPFVSHQPENSFGFLHNYSYDQFSGLEMKQPSAQATLHAALLPTLLEKNNSYGLQQDSKKKRLSNEQLESLENSFQDEIKLDPDRKMKLARDLGMQPRQIAVWFQNRRARWKAKQIERLYDALRQEFDNVSSEKQKLQQEVLALRAIILKQQVDKKQVSTGYTDVSGEETVESTSIPGSGKPDGVHQIAECNSLLNMEDYNQAVMMPPYWANMP; this comes from the exons aTGGAATGGAATGGTAATATGAGAGTTCCCTTTGTTTCTCATCAACCTGAGAATTCTTTTGGTTTTCTCCACAACTATAGCTACGACCAATTTTCAG GTTTGGAAATGAAGCAGCCATCTGCCCAGGCGACACTCCATGCAGCTCTGCTACCAACTTTACTGGAGAAAAACAACAGTTACGGGCTGCAGCAGGATTCGAAGAAGAAACGATTGAGTAACGAGCAGCTGGAATCCCTGGAGAACAGTTTCCAGGACGAGATCAAGCTGGACCCTGACAGGAAAATGAAGCTGGCGAGAGATCTGGGGATGCAGCCCCGACAGATTGCTGTGTGGTTCCAGAATCGGCGGGCTCGATGGAAGGCCAAGCAGATCGAGCGCTTGTACGATGCGCTTAGGCAGGAGTTTGATAATGTTTCCAGCGAAAAGCAAAAACTTCAACAGGAG GTTTTGGCATTAAGGGCTATAATACTGAAGCAGCAAGTGGACAAGAAGCAAGTCTCAACAGGCTATACAGATGTTTCCGGTGAAGAAACAGTCGAGAGCACGTCGATTCCAGGCTCGGGTAAACCCGATGGAGTTCATCAAATCGCAGAATGCAACTCGTTGTTGAACATGGAGGACTACAATCAAGCTGTGATGA
- the LOC140958679 gene encoding probable 3-deoxy-D-manno-octulosonic acid transferase, mitochondrial isoform X2: MSSKRGVIVYKIYRALSYGISPLVCLHLWWRKLRGREHPTRWRERLGLPSACRPNGRLVWFHAVSLGEGLAAIPVIKCCLERRADVTVLMTTTTASAFEVIKNVLPQNVIYQFAPLDLPTAMDTFLLYWKPNAIMLMESELWPNLIMGAARNNIALSLINGRMSQESFRNWSRPLVLPLITLMLSKFSLILPLSTTQGIHFQLLQATPFIINFCGDLKCAFQDFDISERNKRDLDEFQAKLINKKVWMASSIHEDEEEVLIGAHNSLKKKHPDLVTIIVPRQPQRGQAIALKFQKEKVRVALRSRNDKLTTGTNLYILDSLGFCSLYFMRVARILQINTNSCNRRFVLTRVKRPQFSRSCGSWLCCFDRLSHWSFQTHGLGNAAIKSSLSYTDFW; this comes from the exons ATGTCGAGTAAAAGGGGTGTCATAGTTTACAAAATCTACAGAGCCCTAAGCTACGGCATATCTCCCTTGGTTTGCCTCCATCTGTGGTGGCGCAAATTACGAGGCCGAGAACATCCCACCCGATGGCGTGAACGCCTCGGCCTGCCATCTGCTTGCCGCCCCAACGGTCGTCTTGTTTGGTTCCATGCCGTTTCATTAG GCGAAGGATTAGCCGCGATTCCTGTGATCAAGTGCTGTCTGGAAAGGAGGGCGGATGTAACTGTCTTGATGACGACTACCACAGCCTCAGCTTT TGAAGTTATAAAGAATGTACTTCCCCAGAATGTCATTTATCAG TTTGCTCCACTGGATCTCCCCACTGCTATGGACACTTTTCTTCTTTACTGGAAACCAAACGCAATCATGCTCATGGAAAGTGAGTTATGGCCAAATCTCATTATGGGTGCTGCAAGAAATAAT ATTGCTCTATCACTGATAAATGGACGGATGTCTCAAGAATCTTTTCGGAATTGGTCTCGACCCTTAGTTCTTCCATTGATAACATTGatgctttcaaaattttcattgatTCTACCATTG AGTACAACCCAAGGAATTCACTTTCAGCTGTTGCAAGCTACACCATTTATCATAAACTTTTGTGGAGATCTCAAATGCG CATTTCAGGATTTTGACATTTCTGAAAGAAATAAGAGAGATCTGGATGAGTTTCAAGCAAAACTTATCAATAAAAAGGTGTGGATGGCTTCTTCAATTCACGAGGATGAAGAAGAAG TCTTAATTGGAGCTCACAACAGCCTTAAGAAAAAGCATCCAGACTTGGTCACTATTATTGTGCCACGGCAACCACAGCGTGGACAAGCTATTGCTCTG AAATTTCAGAAGGAAAAAGTTCGCGTGGCTCTGAGGTCACGTAATGATAAACTCACTACTGGAACAAATTTATACATTCTCGACTCATTAGGTTTCTGTTCTCTTTACTTTAT GCGAGTTGCGAGAATTTTACAGATTAACACCAATAGCTGTAATAGGAGGTTCGTTCTCACCAGGGTTAAAAGGCCACAATTTAGCAGAAGCTGCGGCAGCTGGTTGTGCTGTTTTGACAG GTTATCACATTGGTCATTTCAGACACATGGTCTTGGAAATGCAGCGATCAAATCCTCTCTCAGTTATACAG ATTTCTGGTGA
- the LOC140958679 gene encoding probable 3-deoxy-D-manno-octulosonic acid transferase, mitochondrial isoform X1, producing MSSKRGVIVYKIYRALSYGISPLVCLHLWWRKLRGREHPTRWRERLGLPSACRPNGRLVWFHAVSLGEGLAAIPVIKCCLERRADVTVLMTTTTASAFEVIKNVLPQNVIYQFAPLDLPTAMDTFLLYWKPNAIMLMESELWPNLIMGAARNNIALSLINGRMSQESFRNWSRPLVLPLITLMLSKFSLILPLSTTQGIHFQLLQATPFIINFCGDLKCAFQDFDISERNKRDLDEFQAKLINKKVWMASSIHEDEEEVLIGAHNSLKKKHPDLVTIIVPRQPQRGQAIALKFQKEKVRVALRSRNDKLTTGTNLYILDSLGELREFYRLTPIAVIGGSFSPGLKGHNLAEAAAAGCAVLTGYHIGHFRHMVLEMQRSNPLSVIQISGEKLVEAISELFGDAKLLEARREASLEAYHGLSRGIVENVWRMLQMHIYEQLWRRDE from the exons ATGTCGAGTAAAAGGGGTGTCATAGTTTACAAAATCTACAGAGCCCTAAGCTACGGCATATCTCCCTTGGTTTGCCTCCATCTGTGGTGGCGCAAATTACGAGGCCGAGAACATCCCACCCGATGGCGTGAACGCCTCGGCCTGCCATCTGCTTGCCGCCCCAACGGTCGTCTTGTTTGGTTCCATGCCGTTTCATTAG GCGAAGGATTAGCCGCGATTCCTGTGATCAAGTGCTGTCTGGAAAGGAGGGCGGATGTAACTGTCTTGATGACGACTACCACAGCCTCAGCTTT TGAAGTTATAAAGAATGTACTTCCCCAGAATGTCATTTATCAG TTTGCTCCACTGGATCTCCCCACTGCTATGGACACTTTTCTTCTTTACTGGAAACCAAACGCAATCATGCTCATGGAAAGTGAGTTATGGCCAAATCTCATTATGGGTGCTGCAAGAAATAAT ATTGCTCTATCACTGATAAATGGACGGATGTCTCAAGAATCTTTTCGGAATTGGTCTCGACCCTTAGTTCTTCCATTGATAACATTGatgctttcaaaattttcattgatTCTACCATTG AGTACAACCCAAGGAATTCACTTTCAGCTGTTGCAAGCTACACCATTTATCATAAACTTTTGTGGAGATCTCAAATGCG CATTTCAGGATTTTGACATTTCTGAAAGAAATAAGAGAGATCTGGATGAGTTTCAAGCAAAACTTATCAATAAAAAGGTGTGGATGGCTTCTTCAATTCACGAGGATGAAGAAGAAG TCTTAATTGGAGCTCACAACAGCCTTAAGAAAAAGCATCCAGACTTGGTCACTATTATTGTGCCACGGCAACCACAGCGTGGACAAGCTATTGCTCTG AAATTTCAGAAGGAAAAAGTTCGCGTGGCTCTGAGGTCACGTAATGATAAACTCACTACTGGAACAAATTTATACATTCTCGACTCATTAG GCGAGTTGCGAGAATTTTACAGATTAACACCAATAGCTGTAATAGGAGGTTCGTTCTCACCAGGGTTAAAAGGCCACAATTTAGCAGAAGCTGCGGCAGCTGGTTGTGCTGTTTTGACAG GTTATCACATTGGTCATTTCAGACACATGGTCTTGGAAATGCAGCGATCAAATCCTCTCTCAGTTATACAG ATTTCTGGTGAAAAGCTCGTAGAAGCTATTAGCGAGCTCTTTGGTGATGCAAAACTTCTGGAAGCACGCCGTGAAGCTTCACTGGAAGCATATCATGGTTTGTCACGTGGAATTGTTGAAAACGTGTGGAGGATGCTGCAAATGCACATATATGAGCAACTGTGGAGAAGAGATGAATAA